In Rahnella sikkimica, one DNA window encodes the following:
- a CDS encoding flavocytochrome c, producing MSTNAPLLSPFTLPNGTVLKNRILMAPMTTCTGFYDGTVTSELVEYYRARAGSIGTVIVECCFVDDKGLAFPGAIGIDNDSKIAGLAKIAEAVKSQGSKALLQIYHGGRMSEPKLIGGQQPVAPSALAAPRDGAATPVALTAEEVDDMIAKFGEATRRAIEAGFDGVEIHGANTYLIQQFFSPNSNQRNDKWGGSRENRARFPLAVLDITHQMAQKYADSSFIIGYRFSPEELEEPGIRFADTMYLLEQLAARGLDYLHFSLGYSLRPSINDTTDPTPLIDKYVAMRSETLAAIPVMGVGGIVNKADAELALEHGYDMIAIGKACIAYPDWTDRIASDQKLDLFIDSTQREALTIPEPLWRFSLVDAMIRDMSMSSKKFKAGVFQEKVQDNAYEVAVNVSLETDRITDIVLEAGADLDVEFTTSFDIIRTRILDANSPHVDAVTGATEQSEAVKKAVSKAIAKSCKAQLLEEGGSLSEPQSYDVVVVGSGGAGLAAAIQACDEGAKVLIVEKMSTIGGNTIKASVGMNAAETRYQKLKGIEDSKELFYQETLKGGQFKNNTVLLKEFIERAPQAVEWLAAHDIELSDITITGGMSIDRTHRPADRSAVGGFLISGLVKNLNKRNIDVMLDTSVTEIRYTNGAVQGVDLLNDENEVLTINAKSVIVATGGFSANRDMVVKYRPELDGFVTTNHKGATGGGIAILENIGAGTVDMGEIQIHPTVEQTTSYLISEAIRGGGAILVSQAGHRFFNEMETRDKVSAKIIGLPEKFAYVVFDEQVRLNNKAADEYIARGFVISGATPRELAAKLEMGSDAFLATLENYNVAVDKQDDAEFGRKTAMRHPINQGPFYAIRIAPGVHHTMGGVTINTDTCVLDAQKQVLSGAFAAGEVVGGIHGGNRIGGNAVADIIIFGILAGQNAAKYAMQ from the coding sequence ATGAGCACCAACGCACCGCTATTGAGTCCGTTCACTCTGCCGAATGGTACCGTACTGAAAAACCGTATCCTGATGGCGCCAATGACCACCTGCACCGGTTTTTACGATGGCACCGTCACCAGCGAGCTGGTTGAATATTATCGTGCCCGTGCGGGCAGTATCGGTACCGTCATCGTGGAATGCTGTTTTGTGGATGACAAAGGCCTCGCATTCCCGGGCGCTATCGGCATCGACAACGACAGCAAAATTGCCGGTCTGGCGAAAATTGCCGAAGCGGTAAAATCTCAGGGTTCTAAAGCGCTCTTGCAGATTTATCACGGTGGCCGCATGAGCGAGCCGAAACTGATCGGCGGTCAGCAGCCGGTTGCGCCAAGTGCGCTGGCTGCTCCGCGTGACGGCGCGGCAACGCCGGTGGCGTTAACCGCCGAAGAAGTGGACGACATGATCGCCAAATTTGGTGAAGCGACCCGCCGCGCGATTGAAGCCGGTTTCGATGGCGTAGAAATTCACGGCGCGAACACTTACCTCATCCAGCAGTTCTTCTCCCCGAACTCCAATCAGCGTAACGACAAATGGGGCGGTAGCCGCGAAAACCGCGCCCGCTTCCCGCTGGCGGTGCTGGATATCACCCATCAGATGGCGCAGAAATACGCCGATTCTTCTTTCATTATTGGCTACCGTTTCTCACCGGAAGAACTCGAGGAGCCGGGTATCCGCTTTGCAGACACGATGTATCTGCTTGAGCAACTGGCAGCGCGTGGTCTGGATTATCTCCATTTCTCCCTCGGTTATTCGCTACGTCCTTCCATCAACGACACCACGGATCCGACGCCGCTTATCGACAAGTATGTCGCGATGCGTTCTGAAACACTGGCCGCGATTCCGGTGATGGGCGTGGGTGGGATTGTGAACAAAGCCGACGCGGAGCTGGCGCTGGAACATGGCTACGACATGATTGCCATCGGTAAAGCCTGCATTGCATATCCGGACTGGACTGACCGGATTGCCAGTGACCAGAAACTCGACCTGTTCATCGACAGCACCCAGCGCGAAGCCCTGACTATTCCTGAACCACTTTGGCGCTTCTCGCTGGTTGACGCGATGATCCGCGATATGAGCATGTCGTCGAAAAAATTCAAAGCCGGTGTGTTCCAGGAAAAAGTGCAGGACAACGCGTATGAAGTGGCGGTTAACGTCAGTCTGGAAACCGACCGCATTACGGACATTGTGCTGGAAGCCGGTGCGGATCTGGATGTGGAATTCACCACCAGCTTCGACATCATCCGTACCCGTATTCTGGATGCTAACAGCCCGCACGTTGACGCCGTTACGGGTGCAACTGAACAGAGTGAAGCGGTGAAAAAAGCGGTATCCAAAGCTATCGCGAAATCCTGCAAAGCGCAGTTGCTGGAAGAGGGCGGCAGCCTGTCCGAACCGCAAAGCTACGACGTGGTCGTGGTCGGTAGCGGCGGTGCTGGTCTGGCGGCGGCGATTCAGGCCTGTGATGAAGGCGCGAAAGTGCTGATCGTCGAGAAAATGTCTACCATCGGCGGTAACACCATCAAAGCCTCTGTAGGCATGAACGCTGCAGAAACCCGTTATCAGAAACTGAAAGGCATCGAAGACAGCAAAGAGCTGTTCTATCAGGAAACCCTGAAAGGCGGTCAGTTCAAAAATAACACCGTGCTGCTGAAAGAATTCATCGAACGCGCCCCGCAGGCCGTCGAATGGCTGGCAGCACACGACATTGAACTGAGCGATATCACCATTACCGGCGGGATGAGCATTGACCGCACGCACCGCCCGGCAGATCGCAGCGCAGTCGGTGGCTTCCTGATCAGCGGTCTGGTGAAAAACCTCAACAAACGTAATATCGACGTAATGCTGGATACGTCTGTGACCGAAATCCGTTACACCAACGGCGCGGTGCAGGGCGTAGATCTGCTCAATGATGAAAACGAAGTGCTGACGATAAACGCCAAAAGCGTGATTGTCGCGACCGGTGGTTTCAGCGCCAACCGCGACATGGTCGTGAAATATCGCCCTGAGCTGGACGGTTTCGTGACCACCAACCACAAAGGCGCAACCGGCGGCGGTATCGCCATTCTGGAAAATATCGGTGCCGGTACTGTCGATATGGGCGAGATCCAGATTCACCCGACCGTGGAACAGACAACGTCATATCTGATTTCCGAAGCCATCCGTGGCGGCGGTGCGATTCTGGTCAGCCAGGCGGGGCATCGCTTCTTCAATGAGATGGAAACGCGCGACAAAGTGTCTGCAAAAATCATCGGCCTGCCAGAGAAGTTTGCCTACGTGGTCTTTGACGAGCAGGTACGTTTAAACAACAAAGCGGCGGATGAGTATATTGCTCGCGGGTTCGTGATCAGCGGAGCAACGCCACGTGAACTGGCCGCGAAGCTGGAAATGGGATCAGACGCATTCCTCGCTACGCTGGAAAATTACAACGTTGCGGTGGATAAACAGGACGATGCAGAGTTTGGCCGTAAAACGGCGATGCGCCATCCGATCAATCAGGGGCCGTTCTACGCAATCCGTATCGCGCCGGGGGTTCACCACACCATGGGCGGCGTGACTATTAACACCGATACCTGCGTGCTGGATGCTCAGAAACAGGTGCTCAGCGGTGCGTTCGCGGCCGGTGAAGTGGTCGGCGGGATCCACGGCGGTAACCGTATCGGCGGGAATGCCGTTGCAGATATCATTATCTTCGGTATTCTTGCGGGACAGAATGCAGCGAAATACGCGATGCAATAA